The following are from one region of the Quercus robur chromosome 1, dhQueRobu3.1, whole genome shotgun sequence genome:
- the LOC126728891 gene encoding transcription initiation factor TFIID subunit 10-like isoform X2, translating to MNQNQQQQASDGRHDDDAALSDFLASLMDYTPTIPDELVEHYLAKSGFQCPDVRLIRLVAVATQKFVSEVASDALQQCKARQAAVVKDKRDKQQKDKRLILTMEDLSRSLREGINKGTTALFCRGQPYLVILTTP from the exons atgaaccAAAATCAGCAACAGCAAGCGAGCGATGGCAGACACGATGATGACGCTGCGCTCTCTGATTTTCTCGCTTCCTTAATGGACTACACTCCCACT ATACCAGACGAGTTGGTGGAGCATTACTTAGCCAAGAGTGGATTTCAATGCCCCGATGTTCGATT AATTAGGCTGGTGGCTGTTGCTACGCAAAAGTTTGTATCTGAGGTTGCAAGTGATGCTCTTCA GCAATGCAAGGCAAGACAGGCAGCAGTTGTAAAGGACAAAAGGGATAAGCAGCAAAAG GATAAGCGCCTAATATTGACAATGGAGGACCTCTCAAGATCACTTCGTGAG GGTATAAACAAAGGCACGACTGCCTTGTTCTGCCGTGGGCAGCCATACTTGGTGATTCTGACCACCCCCTGA
- the LOC126728891 gene encoding transcription initiation factor TFIID subunit 10-like isoform X1 — MNQNQQQQASDGRHDDDAALSDFLASLMDYTPTIPDELVEHYLAKSGFQCPDVRLIRLVAVATQKFVSEVASDALQQCKARQAAVVKDKRDKQQKDKRLILTMEDLSRSLREYGVNVKHQDYFADSPSTGVDPASRDE; from the exons atgaaccAAAATCAGCAACAGCAAGCGAGCGATGGCAGACACGATGATGACGCTGCGCTCTCTGATTTTCTCGCTTCCTTAATGGACTACACTCCCACT ATACCAGACGAGTTGGTGGAGCATTACTTAGCCAAGAGTGGATTTCAATGCCCCGATGTTCGATT AATTAGGCTGGTGGCTGTTGCTACGCAAAAGTTTGTATCTGAGGTTGCAAGTGATGCTCTTCA GCAATGCAAGGCAAGACAGGCAGCAGTTGTAAAGGACAAAAGGGATAAGCAGCAAAAG GATAAGCGCCTAATATTGACAATGGAGGACCTCTCAAGATCACTTCGTGAG TATGGCGTGAATGTGAAGCACCAAGACTATTTTGCTGATAGCCCTTCAACTGGGGTGGATCCTGCTTCAAGAGATGAATGA
- the LOC126728905 gene encoding L-type lectin-domain containing receptor kinase IV.1-like, with amino-acid sequence MVTGLTSLHFLITLFILKVPLMFAQDDHFIYNGFHQENLLLDGTARIHPDGLLQLTNNSQQQVGHAFFRLPLKFNTSSSGLTQALSFSTNFVFAIVPQTPPIGGHGIAFTISPSWKIPNDSYSNYLGLLNPSDDGFSKNHFLAIELDTTKGPEVQDKDDNHVGIDVNSLKSIESATATYFSDQEGKNISVELLSGNPMHLWIDYNETEKLLNVTLSPTDIRKPNRPLLSTRIDLSQYLLKSMYVGFSAATSAVASDHYILGWSFNKSGQAQSLDVSKLPQPPRQRKSKDRQGQIIMILIIAVVVVLILVTAAIFVLRRKKYAEILEDWESEYGPHRFSYKNIYKATKGFSDKELLGEGGFGKVYKGTLHSSNTQIAVKKVSHDSKQGMKEFVAEIISMGRLRHRNLVQLLGYCRRKGELLLVYDYMPNRSLEKFLYGNERTNLNWLQRFRILKGVASGLLYLHEEWEQVVLHRDIKSSNVLLDAELNGKLGDFGLARLCDHGAILETTRVAGTVGYLAPELTKTGRATTYTDVFAFGAFMLEVACGRKPIEIRGLPEEIILVDWVFGCWRKGAILDASDPKLEGNYVVKEMELVLKLGLLCSHSTPAVRPSMREVMQLLDGDADLQELPHESTSFGNFTNVEASEILLSINSSFDKGLTASSSTDSVLYSGR; translated from the coding sequence ATGGTGACTGGGCTTACATCACTCCATTTTCTGATAACTCTCTTCATCCTTAAGGTTCCATTGATGTTTGCTCAAGATGACCACTTCATCTACAATGGCTTCCATCAAGAAAATCTGCTTCTAGATGGAACCGCTCGAATCCACCCCGATGGTCTATTGCAACTCACCAACAATTCACAACAACAAGTTGGTCATGCTTTCTTCCGACTTCCTCTAAAATTCAACACTTCTTCTTCAGGTTTAACTCAGGCTCTTTCATTTTCCACAAACTTTGTATTTGCAATAGTTCCTCAAACACCACCCATAGGTGGCCATGGAATTGCCTTCACCATCAGTCCCTCGTGGAAAATCCCCAATGATAGTTACAGCAATTATCTAGGACTCTTGAATCCCTCAGATGATGGCTTTTCAAAAAACCACTTCTTAGCCATTGAGCTTGATACTACAAAGGGTCCGGAAGTTCAAGATAAAGACGACAACCATGTGGGAATCGATGTGAACAGCCTGAAATCAATTGAATCAGCTACTGCAACCTACTTTTCTGATCAAGAAGGGAAGAATATAAGCGTGGAGCTTCTAAGTGGCAACCCAATGCATCTTTGGATAGACTACAATGAAACAGAAAAGTTACTGAATGTAACACTATCCCCAACCGACATCCGAAAACCGAACCGGCCTCTCTTGTCAACACGCATTGATCTGTCCCAATATCTTTTGAAATCTATGTATGTTGGTTTCTCTGCAGCCACTAGTGCAGTTGCAAGTGACCACTATATTCTTGGATGGAGCTTTAATAAAAGTGGACAAGCACAAAGCCTTGACGTTTCGAAGCTTCCTCAACCTCCCCGACAGAGGAAAAGTAAAGATAGGCAAGGACAGATTATCATGATTTTGATCATAGCCGTAGTGGTCGTGCTGATATTGGTCACTGCAGCTATTTTCGTTCTGAGGAGAAAGAAATATGCAGAAATACTAGAAGATTGGGAAAGCGAGTATGGTCCTCACAGGTTCAGCTACAAGAATATCTACAAAGCAACCAAAGGTTTCTCAGACAAGGAGCTTCTTGGAGAAGGAGGTTTTGGAAAGGTTTATAAAGGAACTCTTCATTCTTCCAATACACAAATTGCAGTCAAGAAAGTCTCCCATGATTCCAAACAAGggatgaaggaatttgtggctGAGATCATTAGCATGGGAAGGCTGAGGCATAGGAACTTGGTGCAACTCCTGGGATATTGCCGGCGAAAGGGTGAACTCCTCTTGGTCTATGATTATATGCCCAATCGAAGTCTTGAAAAGTTCTTATATGGAAATGAAAGGACAAACCTTAACTGGCTTCAACGATTTCGAATCCTCAAAGGAGTAGCATCTGGCCTTCTCTACCTCCATGAAGAGTGGGAACAGGTTGTTCTACATAGAGATATAAAATCCAGCAATGTTCTATTGGATGCTGAATTAAATGGGAAGCTTGGAGATTTTGGCCTTGCCAGATTATGTGACCACGGTGCCATTCTTGAAACCACCCGCGTGGCTGGAACAGTGGGTTATTTGGCTCCAGAGCTTACTAAAACAGGAAGGGCAACCACTTACACTGATGTGTTTGCTTTTGGGGCTTTCATGCTGGAGGTAGCTTGTGGAAGAAAGCCTATAGAGATTCGAGGACTGCCAGAAGAGATCATTTTGGTTGATTGGGTCTTCGGGTGCTGGAGAAAAGGAGCCATCCTTGATGCTAGTGATCCAAAACTGGAAGGTAATTATGTAGTAAAGGAAATGGAATTGGTTTTGAAACTTGGCTTGCTTTGCTCACACTCAACGCCAGCAGTGAGGCCTAGCATGAGGGAAGTGATGCAGCTTTTGGACGGCGATGCTGATCTGCAGGAATTACCACATGAGAGTACTAGTTTTGGTAACTTTACAAATGTTGAAGCATCTGAGATCTTATTgtcaattaattcatcattcGACAAGGGTTTGACGGCCTCCTCTAGCACTGATTCTGTGCTATATAGTGGTAGATGA